Proteins encoded in a region of the Clostridium beijerinckii genome:
- a CDS encoding 3-oxoacyl-[acyl-carrier-protein] synthase III C-terminal domain-containing protein, whose translation MNNTKEHFSNVIIKGMGTYLAANKIGNEPYIEQFKEYDIDLEHIFEALGRKYRYVSTDIEETTITMAIKAAEKALDNGKISVDDLDVIVFASNTPEYLSPSNALLIQNKLDAKNVKVVFDINCDCAGMTVAIDTVTRLLKTNKRYKKALVVGSVMMSAYGRKDDVSRVGFSDSASAVVLELVQEDIERGFIDSVQITDTSFEIDFVRNPQIGFSKYLRTDIADKETLKFSSHPKGGTPYTKIWTDLTLDLCENNGLTVDELDYVLLSPLAKHTCEDFIQSVYPDTYEKKFTFQSEELGYLGLNSEIFQLEDAIKRGIVSEGSNVLMNGTGVGITTLMALYRL comes from the coding sequence ATGAATAACACTAAAGAGCATTTTTCAAATGTTATAATTAAAGGGATGGGGACTTACTTAGCAGCTAATAAAATTGGTAACGAGCCATATATTGAGCAATTCAAAGAGTATGATATTGACTTAGAGCATATCTTTGAAGCTCTAGGAAGAAAATATAGGTATGTATCGACTGATATTGAAGAAACAACAATAACTATGGCCATTAAAGCAGCAGAAAAGGCACTTGATAATGGAAAAATCAGTGTAGATGATTTAGATGTAATAGTATTTGCATCTAACACTCCAGAATACCTAAGTCCAAGTAATGCCTTATTAATACAGAATAAACTTGATGCAAAAAATGTTAAAGTAGTTTTTGATATAAACTGTGATTGTGCTGGTATGACAGTTGCAATAGATACAGTAACAAGACTATTAAAAACTAATAAGAGATATAAAAAAGCCCTTGTAGTTGGAAGCGTTATGATGAGTGCTTATGGAAGAAAAGATGATGTTTCTAGAGTTGGATTCTCAGATAGTGCATCTGCTGTAGTACTAGAACTCGTTCAAGAAGATATTGAACGAGGATTTATAGATTCAGTTCAAATTACAGATACTTCATTTGAAATAGATTTTGTTAGAAACCCTCAAATTGGATTCTCTAAATATTTAAGAACTGACATTGCAGATAAAGAAACATTAAAGTTTTCATCACATCCAAAGGGAGGCACACCATATACTAAAATTTGGACAGACTTAACACTAGATTTATGTGAAAATAACGGACTAACAGTTGATGAACTCGACTATGTTTTATTATCACCTCTAGCAAAACACACATGTGAAGATTTCATTCAATCAGTATATCCTGACACTTATGAAAAGAAATTCACATTCCAGAGTGAAGAATTAGGATACCTTGGTTTAAACAGTGAAATTTTTCAATTGGAAGATGCTATAAAAAGAGGTATCGTATCAGAAGGTTCAAATGTATTAATGAATGGTACTGGTGTAGGAATTACAACTTTAATGGCTTTATATAGACTTTAA
- a CDS encoding DNA-3-methyladenine glycosylase I — protein MIQIIKRCEWVTKEELYIEYHDKEWGVPVYDDRKLFEMLCLEGAQAGLSWWTILKKRENYKEAFDNFEAEKIVKYTEEKLEQLMQDKGIVRNRRKIESVVTNAKAFLKIREECGSFSNYIWKFADNKPIINSWKSIGEVPASTELSDKMSKQLKKDGFKFVGSTICYSFMQAVGMVNDHTTECFCYTKLI, from the coding sequence GTGATTCAAATTATTAAAAGATGTGAATGGGTGACAAAAGAAGAATTATATATTGAATATCACGATAAGGAATGGGGAGTGCCGGTATATGATGATAGGAAACTATTTGAAATGTTGTGCTTAGAAGGAGCTCAAGCAGGCTTAAGCTGGTGGACTATTCTTAAAAAAAGAGAAAACTATAAAGAAGCTTTTGATAATTTTGAGGCTGAAAAGATAGTAAAATATACTGAAGAAAAATTAGAACAATTAATGCAAGATAAAGGCATTGTTCGTAATAGAAGAAAAATTGAAAGTGTTGTAACTAATGCAAAAGCATTTCTGAAAATTAGAGAAGAGTGTGGCTCATTTTCCAATTATATATGGAAGTTTGCAGATAATAAGCCTATCATTAATTCATGGAAAAGCATAGGAGAAGTTCCGGCTTCAACTGAATTAAGTGATAAAATGAGTAAGCAACTAAAAAAAGATGGTTTTAAATTTGTTGGAAGTACAATTTGTTATTCTTTTATGCAAGCAGTAGGAATGGTTAATGATCATACAACTGAATGCTTTTGCTATACAAAATTAATTTAG
- a CDS encoding AAA family ATPase, with protein sequence MEKQIIDLKRDAYKKLLEWKNNHNNKVLLVEGARQVGKTYLVKKFARENYKHLIYINLLEETGEDLLTIYNIIKEERLSGKLDREKTNTLKEMFKRFSKNFEDNEECIIIIDEIQESYKIYNMIRQFAREFKAHFIMTGSYLGRVVMQKEFWSPMGDVDFLEIKPLSFTEFVNALNLTQAYESLDLYGDGDKRDYDIFYDKYKDYLEVGGYPEIVCEYLRNHKENINDLFEKLLRVFCEESSRYFDGDILTTRVFEDCISAIIEILARGKKGIKESSYTEELQQIITKQYSSNITKENCNRVLQWFYTSKFVKDCDKLIDFEFTNIKKRQRYFLSDVGMANYVMKKANLLASESSGLLNETFVYHCLLDKISTVPMFGIYGDGELDFVYRDRENGHVYGIEVKAGKNPGKTITKSLANGKINFAVYLKGVTQGGIANKTYTIPIFLFPRFEFRKI encoded by the coding sequence GTGGAAAAACAAATAATAGATCTTAAAAGAGATGCATATAAAAAGCTATTAGAGTGGAAAAATAATCATAATAATAAGGTACTATTAGTAGAAGGTGCAAGACAGGTAGGAAAAACTTATTTAGTGAAAAAATTTGCAAGAGAAAATTATAAGCATTTAATATATATAAATCTGTTGGAAGAAACAGGAGAGGACTTACTTACAATTTATAATATAATAAAAGAAGAACGTCTATCAGGAAAACTAGACAGGGAAAAAACAAATACATTAAAAGAGATGTTTAAGAGATTCTCTAAAAATTTTGAAGACAATGAAGAATGCATAATTATAATAGATGAAATACAAGAATCTTATAAGATTTATAATATGATAAGGCAATTTGCAAGGGAATTTAAGGCACATTTTATCATGACTGGAAGTTATTTAGGAAGAGTTGTTATGCAGAAAGAGTTTTGGTCTCCGATGGGTGATGTAGATTTCCTTGAAATAAAGCCATTATCATTTACTGAATTTGTTAATGCGCTTAATTTAACACAAGCTTATGAGTCATTAGATTTGTATGGAGATGGCGATAAAAGGGATTATGATATATTTTATGATAAGTATAAGGATTACTTAGAAGTTGGCGGTTATCCAGAGATAGTATGTGAATACTTAAGAAATCACAAGGAAAATATTAATGATTTGTTTGAAAAATTATTAAGAGTATTTTGTGAAGAATCTTCAAGATATTTTGATGGAGATATATTGACTACAAGAGTGTTTGAAGACTGTATAAGCGCAATAATTGAAATTCTAGCTAGAGGAAAAAAAGGCATTAAGGAAAGCAGTTATACGGAAGAATTACAGCAAATAATAACCAAACAATATTCAAGTAATATCACGAAGGAAAATTGTAATAGAGTACTTCAATGGTTTTACACGTCAAAATTTGTTAAAGACTGTGATAAGCTTATAGATTTTGAATTTACCAATATAAAGAAGAGACAAAGATATTTTTTATCAGATGTTGGTATGGCAAATTATGTGATGAAAAAAGCAAACCTATTAGCATCGGAATCTAGCGGGTTATTAAATGAAACGTTTGTTTACCACTGTCTTTTGGATAAAATATCTACAGTTCCTATGTTTGGCATCTATGGTGATGGAGAACTTGATTTTGTCTATAGAGATAGGGAAAACGGGCATGTTTACGGAATAGAAGTTAAGGCTGGTAAGAATCCGGGTAAAACCATAACAAAATCATTAGCTAATGGAAAAATTAATTTTGCAGTTTATCTAAAAGGAGTAACTCAAGGTGGAATTGCAAACAAGACTTATACAATTCCAATATTTTTATTTCCAAGATTTGAGTTCAGAAAAATATAA